A stretch of the Denticeps clupeoides chromosome 6, fDenClu1.1, whole genome shotgun sequence genome encodes the following:
- the LOC114792963 gene encoding Kv channel-interacting protein 1-like has protein sequence MGLSILLRGSTRDKLEWTFNIYDINKDGYINKEEMTEIVQAIYDMMGKYTYPALKGDVPKQHVEVFFQKMDKNKDGVVTLEEFVQACEEDDTMMRSMQLFENVI, from the exons ATGGGCCTGTCCATCCTGCTGCGAGGTTCGACCAGAGATAAGCTCGAATGGACTTTTAATATATATGATATCAACAAAGATGGCTACATAAACAAAGAG GAGATGACAGAAATTGTACAGGCCATATATGATATGATGGGGAAGTACACCTACCCGGCACTGAAAGGAGATGTTCCGAAGCAGCATGTAGAGGTGTTTTTCCAG AAAATGGACAAGAACAAGGATGGAGTTGTGACCTTAGAGGAGTTCGTCCAGGCTTGTGAAGAG GATGATACAATGATGAGATCCATGCAGCTTTTTGAAAATGTGATATAG